Proteins from a genomic interval of Panthera uncia isolate 11264 chromosome C1 unlocalized genomic scaffold, Puncia_PCG_1.0 HiC_scaffold_4, whole genome shotgun sequence:
- the MRTO4 gene encoding mRNA turnover protein 4 homolog has protein sequence MPKSKRDKKVSLTKTAKKGLELKQNLIEELRKCVDTYKYLFIFSVANMRNSKLKDIRNAWKHSRMFFGKNKVMMVALGRSPADEYKDNLHQVSKKLRGEVGLLFTNRTKEEVNEWFTKYTEMDFARAGNKATFTVTLDPGPLEQFPHSMEPQLRQLGLPTALKRGVVTLLSDYEVCKEGDVLTPEQARVLKLFGYEMAEFKVTIKYMWDAQSGRFQPMGEDLPESAPESAEESEGEDD, from the exons ATGCCCAAATCCAAGCGCGACAAGAAAG tttccttaACCAAAACTGCCAAGAAAGGCTTAGAACTGAAACAGAACCTGATAGAAGAG CTTCGGAAATGTGTGGACACATACAAGTACCTTTTCATCTTCTCCGTGGCCAACATGAGGAACAGCAAGCTGAAGGACATCCGGAACGCCTGGAAGCACAGCCG GATGTTCTTTGGCAAAAACAAAGTGATGATGGTGGCTTTGGGTCGGAGCCCAGCTGACGAGTACAAGGACAACCTGCATCAG GTCAGCAAGAAGTTGAGGGGTGAGGTCGGTCTCCTTTTCACCAACCGCACCAAGGAGGAAGTGAATGA GTGGTTCACGAAATACACAGAAATGGACTTCGCTCGAGCTGGAAACAAAGCAACTTTCACCGTGACCCTGGACCCGGGACCCCTGGAGCAGTTCCCCCACTCCATGGAGCCACAGCTGAGGCAGCTGGGCCTGCCCACTGCCCTCAAGAGAG GTGTGGTGACCCTGCTGTCTGACTACGAGGTGTGCAAGGAGGGCGACGTGCTGACCCCAGAGCAGGCCCGCGTGCTG aagctttttggaTATGAGATGGCTGAATTCAAGGTCACCATCAAATACATGTGGGACGCACAGTCTGGAAGGTTTCAGCCAATGGGAGAGGACTTGCCTGAGAGTGCGCCCGAGTCAGCAGAAGAATCAGAGGGTGAAGACGACTGA
- the EMC1 gene encoding ER membrane protein complex subunit 1 isoform X1 yields the protein MAAAVGATLWPWLWAALLVLSDAVYEDQVGKFDWRQQYVGKLKFASLEFSPGSKKLVVATEKNVIAALNSRTGEILWRHVDKGTAEGAVDAMLLCGQDAITVSNGGRIMRSWETNIGGLNWEITLDSGSFQALGLVGLQASVRYIAVLKKTTLALHHLSSGHLKWVEHLPESDSIHYQMMYSYGSGVVWALGVVPFSHVNIVKFNVEDGEIVQQVRVSTPWLQSLTGACGVVDEAVLVCPDPSSRSLQTLALETEWELRQIPLQSLDLEFASGFQPRVLPTQPNPVDPSRAQFFLQLSPSHYALLHYRHGVLSLLKNFPQAALVSFATTGEKTVAAVMTCRSEVKPSSSEDGSLGSFSEKSSPQDSLACFNQTYAINLYLVETGRRLLDTTITFSLEQNGTRPERLYIQVFLKKDDSVGYRALVQTEDHLVLFLQQLAGKVVLWGREESLAEVVCLETVDLPLTGAQAELEGEFGKKADGLLGMFLKRLSSQLILLQAWTSHLWKMFYDARKPRSQIKNEVNIDTLARDEFNLQKMMVMVTASGKLFGIESSSGTILWKQYLPNVKPDSSFKLMVQRTTAHFPHPPQCTLLVKDKETGMSSLYVFNPIFGKWSQVAPPVLKRPILQSLLLPIMDQDYAKVLLLIDDEYKVTAFPATRNVLRQLHELAPSIFFYLVDAEQGRLCGYRLRKDLTTELSWELTIPPEVQRIVKVKGKRSSEHVHSQGRVMGDRSVLYKSLNPNLLAVVTESTDIHHERTFIGIFLVDGVTGRIIHSSVQRKAKGPVHIVHSENWVVYQYWNTKARRNEFTALELYEGTEQYNATAFSSLDRPQLPQVLQQSYIFPSSISAMEATITERGITSRHLLIGLPSGAILSLPKALLDPRRPEIPTEQSREENLIPYSPDVQIHAERFINYNQTVSRMRGIYTAPSGLESTCLVVAYGLDIYQTRVYPSKQFDVLKDDYDYVLISSVLFGLVFATMITKRLAQVKLLNRAWR from the exons ATGGCGGCGGCGGTAGGGGCGACTCTTTGGCCCTGGCTCTGGGCAGCCCTGCTTGTCCTTTCGGACGCGGTCTACGAAGACCAAGTGGGCAAGTTTGATTG GAGACAGCAGTATGTTGGGAAGCTCAAGTTTGCCTCCTTGGAATTTTCCCCTGGATCCAAGAAGTTGGTTGTGGCCACAGAAAAGAATGTGATTGCAGCATTAAATTCTCGGACAGGGGAGATCT TGTGGCGCCATGTTGACAAGGGCACAGCAGAAGGGGCTGTGGACGCCATGCTGCTCTGTGGACAGG ATGCAATCACTGTGTCCAATGGAGGCCGGATCATGCGTTCCTGGGAGACTAACATTGGGGGCCTGAATTGGGAGATTACCTTGGACAGTGGCAG TTTCCAGGCGCTCGGGCTGGTAGGCCTGCAGGCATCAGTGAGGTACATCGCGGTCCTGAAGAAGACCACTCTTGCCCTGCATCATCTCTCCAGTGGGCACCTAAAGTGGGTGGAGCATCTCCCAGAAAG TGACAGCATCCATTACCAGATGATGTATTCCTACGGTTCTGGGGTGGTGTGGGCCCTCGGAGTCGTTCCCTTCAGCCACGTGAACATTGTCAAGTTTAACGTGGAAGATGGAGAGATTGTTCAGCAG GTCAGGGTTTCAACCCCCTGGCTTCAGAGTCTCACCGGAGCCTGTGGTGTGGTGGATGAGGCTGTGCTGGTGTGTCCTGATCCGAGCTCACGGTCCCTCCAGACCTTGGCCCTGGAGACGGAGTGGGAGTTGAGACAGATCCCACTGCAG TCTCTTGACTTGGAATTTGCaagtgggttccagccccgggtCCTGCCCACGCAGCCCAACCCGGTGGATCCTTCTCGGGCCCAGTTCTTCCTGCAGTTGTCTCCGAGTCACTATGCTCTGCTGCACTATCGTCACGGGGTCCTGAGTCTGCTCAAGAACTTCCCACAG GCTGCCCTAGTGAGCTTTGCCACCACTGGGGAGAAGACGGTGGCTGCGGTCATGACCTGTCGGAGCGAAGTG AAACCTAGCAGTTCTGAAGATGGGTCACTGGGGAGTTTTTCGGAGAAGTCTAGTCCTCAG GACTCACTGGCGTGCTTCAACCAGACCTACGCCATCAATCTCTACTTAGTGGAAACGGGTCGGCGGCTGCTGGACACCACCATCACCTTCAGCCTGGAACAGAATGGCACTCGGCCAGAGCGG CTCTACATCCAGGTGTTCTTGAAGAAGGATGACTCCGTGGGCTACCGGGCCCTGGTGCAGACGGAGGACCACCTGGTGCTGTTTCTGCAGCAGCTGG CAGGGAAGGTGGTGCTGTGGGGCCGGGAGGAGTCGCTGGCGGAGGTGGTGTGCCTGGAGACGGTGGATCTGCCCCTGACTGGCGCGCAGGCTGAGCTGGAAGGCGAATTTGGCAAGAAGGCGG ACGGCTTGCTGGGAATGTTCCTGAAACGCCTCTCGTCGCAGCTCATCCTGCTGCAGGCATGGACCTCCCACCTCTGGAAGATGTTCTACGACGCTCGGAAGCCCCGAAGCCAGATTAAGAATGAGGTCAACATTGACACCCTAGCCAGAGACGAATTTAACCTCCagaagatgatggtgatggtgacggCCTCAGGCAAG CTTTTTGGCATCGAGAGCAGCTCTGGCACCATCCTGTGGAAACAGTATCTCCCCAACGTCAAGCCAGACTCCTCCTTTAAACTGATGGTCCAGAGAACTACcgcccatttcccccaccccccgcagtgCACCCTTCTGGTAAAGGACAAG GAGACGGGAATGAGCTCGCTGTATGTCTTCAATCCCATTTTCGGGAAGTGGAGTCAGGTGGCCCCCCCGGTGCTGAAACGCCCCATCTTGCAGTCTTTGCTTCTCCCCATCATGGATCAAGACTACGCCAAGGTGCTGCTGTTGATCGATGATGAGTACAAG GTCACGGCGTTCCCAGCCACTCGGAATGTCTTGCGACAGCTCCATGAGCTCGCCCCTTCCATCTTCTTCTATTTGGTGGATGCAGAACAGGGACGGCTATGTGGATATCGACTTCGAAAG GATCTTACCACTGAGCTAAGCTGGGAGCTGACTATTCCCCCAGAAGTACAGCGCATCGTCAAGGTGAAGGGGAAGCGCAGCAGCGAGCACGTTCATTCCCAGGGCCGCGTGATGGGGGACCGCAGTGTGCTCTATAAG agcCTGAACCCCAACCTGCTGGCCGTGGTGACGGAGAGCACAGACATACACCACGAGCGCACCTTCATCGGCATCTTCCTCGTTGATGGTGTCACCGGGCGCATCATCCACTCCTCCGTGCAGAGGAAAGCCAAGGGCCCCGTCCACATTGTGCACTCCGAGAACTGGGTGGTG tACCAGTACTGGAACACCAAGGCCCGGCGTAACGAGTTTACCGCGCTGGAGCTCTACGAGGGCACCGAGCAGTACAACGCCACCGCCTTCAGCTCCCTGGACCGTCCCCAGCTGCCCCAGGTCCTCCAGCAGTCCTacatcttcccctcctccatcagTGCCATGGAAGCCACCATCACCGAGCGGGGCATCACCAGCCGGCACCTGCTCA TTGGGCTACCTTCCGGAGCAATTCTTTCCCTTCCTAAGGCCTTGCTGGATCCCCGCCGTCCTGAGATCCCAACAGAACAAAGCAG AGAGGAGAACCTAATCCCGTACTCTCCAGACGTGCAGATACACGCAGAGCGATTCATTAACTACAACCAGACGGTTTCTCGAATGCGAGGGATTTACACGGCTCCCTCAGGCCTGGAGTCCACTTGTTTG GTTGTGGCCTACGGCTTGGACATTTACCAAACTCGAGTCTACCCATCCAAGCAGTTTGACGTCCTGAAGGACGACTATGACTACGTGCTAATCAGCAGTGTCCTCTTTGGCCTGGTGTTTGCCACCATGATCACTAAGAGACTGGCACAAGTGAAACTCCTGAATCGGGCCTGGCGGTAA
- the EMC1 gene encoding ER membrane protein complex subunit 1 isoform X2: protein MAAAVGATLWPWLWAALLVLSDAVYEDQVGKFDWRQQYVGKLKFASLEFSPGSKKLVVATEKNVIAALNSRTGEILWRHVDKGTAEGAVDAMLLCGQDAITVSNGGRIMRSWETNIGGLNWEITLDSGSFQALGLVGLQASVRYIAVLKKTTLALHHLSSGHLKWVEHLPESDSIHYQMMYSYGSGVVWALGVVPFSHVNIVKFNVEDGEIVQQVRVSTPWLQSLTGACGVVDEAVLVCPDPSSRSLQTLALETEWELRQIPLQSLDLEFASGFQPRVLPTQPNPVDPSRAQFFLQLSPSHYALLHYRHGVLSLLKNFPQAALVSFATTGEKTVAAVMTCRSEVKPSSSEDGSLGSFSEKSSPQDSLACFNQTYAINLYLVETGRRLLDTTITFSLEQNGTRPERLYIQVFLKKDDSVGYRALVQTEDHLVLFLQQLGKVVLWGREESLAEVVCLETVDLPLTGAQAELEGEFGKKADGLLGMFLKRLSSQLILLQAWTSHLWKMFYDARKPRSQIKNEVNIDTLARDEFNLQKMMVMVTASGKLFGIESSSGTILWKQYLPNVKPDSSFKLMVQRTTAHFPHPPQCTLLVKDKETGMSSLYVFNPIFGKWSQVAPPVLKRPILQSLLLPIMDQDYAKVLLLIDDEYKVTAFPATRNVLRQLHELAPSIFFYLVDAEQGRLCGYRLRKDLTTELSWELTIPPEVQRIVKVKGKRSSEHVHSQGRVMGDRSVLYKSLNPNLLAVVTESTDIHHERTFIGIFLVDGVTGRIIHSSVQRKAKGPVHIVHSENWVVYQYWNTKARRNEFTALELYEGTEQYNATAFSSLDRPQLPQVLQQSYIFPSSISAMEATITERGITSRHLLIGLPSGAILSLPKALLDPRRPEIPTEQSREENLIPYSPDVQIHAERFINYNQTVSRMRGIYTAPSGLESTCLVVAYGLDIYQTRVYPSKQFDVLKDDYDYVLISSVLFGLVFATMITKRLAQVKLLNRAWR from the exons ATGGCGGCGGCGGTAGGGGCGACTCTTTGGCCCTGGCTCTGGGCAGCCCTGCTTGTCCTTTCGGACGCGGTCTACGAAGACCAAGTGGGCAAGTTTGATTG GAGACAGCAGTATGTTGGGAAGCTCAAGTTTGCCTCCTTGGAATTTTCCCCTGGATCCAAGAAGTTGGTTGTGGCCACAGAAAAGAATGTGATTGCAGCATTAAATTCTCGGACAGGGGAGATCT TGTGGCGCCATGTTGACAAGGGCACAGCAGAAGGGGCTGTGGACGCCATGCTGCTCTGTGGACAGG ATGCAATCACTGTGTCCAATGGAGGCCGGATCATGCGTTCCTGGGAGACTAACATTGGGGGCCTGAATTGGGAGATTACCTTGGACAGTGGCAG TTTCCAGGCGCTCGGGCTGGTAGGCCTGCAGGCATCAGTGAGGTACATCGCGGTCCTGAAGAAGACCACTCTTGCCCTGCATCATCTCTCCAGTGGGCACCTAAAGTGGGTGGAGCATCTCCCAGAAAG TGACAGCATCCATTACCAGATGATGTATTCCTACGGTTCTGGGGTGGTGTGGGCCCTCGGAGTCGTTCCCTTCAGCCACGTGAACATTGTCAAGTTTAACGTGGAAGATGGAGAGATTGTTCAGCAG GTCAGGGTTTCAACCCCCTGGCTTCAGAGTCTCACCGGAGCCTGTGGTGTGGTGGATGAGGCTGTGCTGGTGTGTCCTGATCCGAGCTCACGGTCCCTCCAGACCTTGGCCCTGGAGACGGAGTGGGAGTTGAGACAGATCCCACTGCAG TCTCTTGACTTGGAATTTGCaagtgggttccagccccgggtCCTGCCCACGCAGCCCAACCCGGTGGATCCTTCTCGGGCCCAGTTCTTCCTGCAGTTGTCTCCGAGTCACTATGCTCTGCTGCACTATCGTCACGGGGTCCTGAGTCTGCTCAAGAACTTCCCACAG GCTGCCCTAGTGAGCTTTGCCACCACTGGGGAGAAGACGGTGGCTGCGGTCATGACCTGTCGGAGCGAAGTG AAACCTAGCAGTTCTGAAGATGGGTCACTGGGGAGTTTTTCGGAGAAGTCTAGTCCTCAG GACTCACTGGCGTGCTTCAACCAGACCTACGCCATCAATCTCTACTTAGTGGAAACGGGTCGGCGGCTGCTGGACACCACCATCACCTTCAGCCTGGAACAGAATGGCACTCGGCCAGAGCGG CTCTACATCCAGGTGTTCTTGAAGAAGGATGACTCCGTGGGCTACCGGGCCCTGGTGCAGACGGAGGACCACCTGGTGCTGTTTCTGCAGCAGCTGG GGAAGGTGGTGCTGTGGGGCCGGGAGGAGTCGCTGGCGGAGGTGGTGTGCCTGGAGACGGTGGATCTGCCCCTGACTGGCGCGCAGGCTGAGCTGGAAGGCGAATTTGGCAAGAAGGCGG ACGGCTTGCTGGGAATGTTCCTGAAACGCCTCTCGTCGCAGCTCATCCTGCTGCAGGCATGGACCTCCCACCTCTGGAAGATGTTCTACGACGCTCGGAAGCCCCGAAGCCAGATTAAGAATGAGGTCAACATTGACACCCTAGCCAGAGACGAATTTAACCTCCagaagatgatggtgatggtgacggCCTCAGGCAAG CTTTTTGGCATCGAGAGCAGCTCTGGCACCATCCTGTGGAAACAGTATCTCCCCAACGTCAAGCCAGACTCCTCCTTTAAACTGATGGTCCAGAGAACTACcgcccatttcccccaccccccgcagtgCACCCTTCTGGTAAAGGACAAG GAGACGGGAATGAGCTCGCTGTATGTCTTCAATCCCATTTTCGGGAAGTGGAGTCAGGTGGCCCCCCCGGTGCTGAAACGCCCCATCTTGCAGTCTTTGCTTCTCCCCATCATGGATCAAGACTACGCCAAGGTGCTGCTGTTGATCGATGATGAGTACAAG GTCACGGCGTTCCCAGCCACTCGGAATGTCTTGCGACAGCTCCATGAGCTCGCCCCTTCCATCTTCTTCTATTTGGTGGATGCAGAACAGGGACGGCTATGTGGATATCGACTTCGAAAG GATCTTACCACTGAGCTAAGCTGGGAGCTGACTATTCCCCCAGAAGTACAGCGCATCGTCAAGGTGAAGGGGAAGCGCAGCAGCGAGCACGTTCATTCCCAGGGCCGCGTGATGGGGGACCGCAGTGTGCTCTATAAG agcCTGAACCCCAACCTGCTGGCCGTGGTGACGGAGAGCACAGACATACACCACGAGCGCACCTTCATCGGCATCTTCCTCGTTGATGGTGTCACCGGGCGCATCATCCACTCCTCCGTGCAGAGGAAAGCCAAGGGCCCCGTCCACATTGTGCACTCCGAGAACTGGGTGGTG tACCAGTACTGGAACACCAAGGCCCGGCGTAACGAGTTTACCGCGCTGGAGCTCTACGAGGGCACCGAGCAGTACAACGCCACCGCCTTCAGCTCCCTGGACCGTCCCCAGCTGCCCCAGGTCCTCCAGCAGTCCTacatcttcccctcctccatcagTGCCATGGAAGCCACCATCACCGAGCGGGGCATCACCAGCCGGCACCTGCTCA TTGGGCTACCTTCCGGAGCAATTCTTTCCCTTCCTAAGGCCTTGCTGGATCCCCGCCGTCCTGAGATCCCAACAGAACAAAGCAG AGAGGAGAACCTAATCCCGTACTCTCCAGACGTGCAGATACACGCAGAGCGATTCATTAACTACAACCAGACGGTTTCTCGAATGCGAGGGATTTACACGGCTCCCTCAGGCCTGGAGTCCACTTGTTTG GTTGTGGCCTACGGCTTGGACATTTACCAAACTCGAGTCTACCCATCCAAGCAGTTTGACGTCCTGAAGGACGACTATGACTACGTGCTAATCAGCAGTGTCCTCTTTGGCCTGGTGTTTGCCACCATGATCACTAAGAGACTGGCACAAGTGAAACTCCTGAATCGGGCCTGGCGGTAA